GATCGCCATCATCGGTTACGCCCTGTTCTCGGTCATCAACCTGGTGATGATGTGGACCGGCGCGGTCCAGTCGCCTTTCGGCCTGCGTACCGAGGTCGAAATCTTGGGCATTCCGCTGGGTGTCTTCGTCGGCCTGCTGGCCATCGGCCTGGCGGCCTTCTCCCTCATCATGGACTTCACCAGCATTGAGGCGGGCGTCCGCAGTGGCGCTCCGCAGCGGTTCTCCTGGACGGCCGCCTTCGGCCTGACGGTCACGCTGGTCTGGCTGTATGTGGAAATCATCCGCCTGCTGGCCATCTTGCGCGGAGACGAATAACCGCCAAGGCGGCCCCGCCGTCGTCCGTTCCTGCATAACAAAAGGTCCCACCGCAAGGTGGGACCCTTTCGTTTGTCTTTACCCAAGTGCTTTGCGTGCCTTTGGCTATGTGCCTTACGCGATGCGCATTGCCCCCGCGGCGGGTGACACCGTGAAAATGTCCGGAGCGGTAAAGCCAGCCTGCGCAAAGGCCCTTACGACGGCGTCGCGCACCTTTCGTTCCGCGTCTGCGGGGGTGAGGGCGATCGCCGCGCCGCCGAAGCCGCCGCCGGTCATCCGGGCGCCAATTGCGCCGCTGGCCCGCGAGGAGTCCACGGCGAGATCCAGTTCCGGGCAGGAGATTTCAAAGTCGTCGCGCATGGATGCGTGGCTTGCATCCAGCAGGTGGCCGATGGCAGATGGTCCCTGCCGGCCGAGGAGTTCCACGGTCTGGAGTACGCGGTCGTTTTCGGTGACCACGTGCCGCACCCGCCGGAACGTCACTTCGTCCAGGAGTCCGCTGGCTTCCTCAAGGTCCCCAACCTGAACGTCCCGCAAAGCCTTGGCGCCCAGGACTTCGGCGCCGAGCTCGCATGATGCACGCCGTGAGGCATAACCGCCATCGGCGTGCGAATGCGAAACCTTGGTGTCGATGACCAGCAACACCAGGCCCGCCGGTTCTGTCTCAAAGGGAACCAGGCGCGCGTTCTGGTCCCGGCAGTCCAGGAATACTGCGTGGCCGTGTGACCCCCGCAAGGACGCTGACTGGTCCATGATTCCGGTGGGGGCTCCCACGAAGTCGTTTTCAGCCTGCTGGGTGGCCAGGACCATCTCCTGTGCCACCAGTCCCGCGCCTGTCAGTTCATTCAGTGCTGTTATGACGGCGCACTCGATGGCGTGGGACGAGGAGAGCCCCGCCCCGAGGGGGACGTTCGAGTCCAGCAGGAGGTCGATGCCCGGCACATCGATACCGCGCTGGCGGAGGCTCCAGATGACGCCGAGCGGGTACTTGGTCCAGCCCTTGGCGGACCCGGGTTCCAGGGATTCAAGCGAGGTGGTGACAACACCCTGGTCACCGTAGGTGGACAGCAGCCGAATGGTGGAATCGGAGCGCACGCCTACCGCCACCCTGGCGGTCCGGTCGATGGCAAAAGGCAGGACAAAGCCCTCGTTGTAGTCGGTATGCTCACCGATCAGGTTCACCCGTCCGGGCGCCTGCCAGACGCCGGCGGGAACCCCGCCGAACTCCTGCGTGAACCTGGCGGCGGCGAGATCGCCGGCACCGGCCGAAGCGGAAACGGCCAGGGGATCAGGTGCGGTGCTCAAGCGGAGGCTCCTTCGGTCGCGGCGGCCAGGACGGCCCGGGACGTGGCGGACGGCGGGACGGTTACGGCACGCAGGCGTTCTGCCACGCTTTCCGGGGTGGTGTCATTGATGAAAGCGCCCATGGCGGCCTCTGACCCGGCCAGGTACTTCAGCTTATCTGCAGCCCGCCGGGGCGACGTCAGCTGCAGGTGAAGATACCCGGCGGGACGCAGCGCGGCGTCCAGGGGAGCCTGGTGCCAGGCAGAGATGTACGGCGTGGGCGTCGGATAAAGGACATCCAAGCGCTTGAGCAGGTCGAGGTAGACGTGCGCCAGCTCATCCTTCTCTTCGCCGCTCAGTGCGGCCAGGTCCGGAACATGGCGGTGCGGAACCAGATGGATTTCCAGGGGCCAGCGGGCCGCGAACGGGACATAGGCGCTGAAGTTCTCACCCTCCATGACCATCCTGCTGCCATCCTCGCGCTCCGCCCGCAGCAGAGATCCGGTAAGCGTCTCCCGGCCGTCCTGCGCGTCGTAGAACCTGCGGGCCGCTGCGCCCAGCACGCCTGCCCGCGGCGTGACATAGGGGTAGGCGTAGATCTGGCCGTGTGGATGGTGCAGGGTGACGCCAATGTCCGCACCGCGGTTTTCGAAGGGGAATACCTGCTTGATCCCGGGGAGCGAGCTCAAGGCCGCGGTCCGCTGCGCCCACGCCTCAATTACCGTACGGGAGCGGATCTCGCTGAGTGCGCTGAAGGATCCCGTGTGCTCGGGGGTGAAGGACACCACCTCGCACCGGCCATAGGCAGGACCTGTTGTTCCCCACGAGGCATGGTCAGGGACGTGGCCGAGGGCCGGCCCGAGTGACGGGAAGCGGTTTTCGAACACCACCACGTCGTAGTCGGCAGCCGGTATTTCAGAGGGGTTGCTGCTGGTGGTGGGGCAGATGGGGCACTGGTCTGCCGGCGGCAGGTGGGTCCGCGCCTGGCGGTGCGCCGCTACGGCTACCCATTCATCCGTCAGGGCATCGAAACGGACTTCTCCCGGCTCCCCTCTCGGAGGTAGTCCGCGGTTGTCGGTGGTGAACCCGGCTGCCCGCGAGGTGCTGGTGCCGGCGTCATCGAAATAAATCAGCTCCCGGCCGTCGGAGAGTCTGGTACTGGTGATCCCTGTCATAAAAAAAGTTTCGCACATTCGATCAAAAAAGAATAGTTAACAACAAAAGTCAACATAGCCTGCTGACTTCCCCTTTGGTAGGGGTACGGTATGCCCATGACATCCGCTCCCGACAAGGATTCCCTTGCCGGTCCCGGTACGCAGGCATACGCGACGGGCCGGCAGTATGAGCTGCGGCGTGGTGATGCGGTGACCGTGGTCACCGAACTTGCCGCCGGCCTACGCTCGTTCAGCAGGGGAGGCCTCCTTCTCACGGAGACCTACGGCGACGACCAAATCCCGCCCGGAGCAGCCGGAATCACGCTGGCGCCGTGGGCCAACCGCGTGGAAGACGGGACATGGTTCCTGGACGGCAGGAAACAGCAGTTGGATATCACCGAAGTTGCCCGGAACAACGCCAGCCACGGCCTGCTCCGCAACACCGCCTACGCCCTGGTTGAGGAGTCACAGCACTCGGTTTCCCTGGAAGCCACCATCTTTCCCCAGCACGGCTACCCTTTCCTTGCACGGCACCGCGTCCAGTACCTCCTGAATGGCGACCTGGGGCTGATGGTGCGCCAGACCCTGACTAACCACGACAAGGCCTCCAGCCCGTTTGTCCTCGGTGCCCATCCGTATCTTCGCCTCGGTGACACACCCATTGACGAGCTGGTGCTGACGGTTGCCGCCGACACCCGGCTGCTGGCGGACGAACGACTTATTCCCCGCAGTGCCGCTCCCGTAGAGGGGGACACCGACTTCCGCGCCGGCAAGCACATCGCTGACCTCAGCGTCGACGTGGCACTGACCGATTTAGTGCGCAATGCAGGCATTGCCCGGCACACCCTTGCTGCCGCCGACGGGCAAAACGTCAGCCTCTGGCAGGACGAATCGTGCGGGTACGTCCATGTCTTTGTGAGCACCCAGTACCCGGGCCGCAGCCGCGCAGTGGCCGTCGAACCGATGACCGGGCCGGCAAACGCCTTCAACTCCGGAGATGGCCTTCGCTGGCTGGCGCCCGGCGAATCCTTCACCATCGAGTGGGGGATTGATTACAGTCCCGGTGCTGCTGGATAGCAGTTTCCCATTAGGGGACGGCTGCGCAAGTATTAGGCTATGACTCCAACCGGGGATTCCGTACAACCCACCAGCCCAGCCCCACCGCCACAACAGCCCGCTTCTGCGCCGCCGGTGCGGGTGCGTACGGACCGTGAACTGGACGAGGACATTCCCTATGGCGTGCGCATCGCCGCGTCCTGGGCATGGCGGCTTGGACTCATCCTCCTTGTGGGCGGTGTCCTGGTTTGGCTGCTGAGAGGGATCAGCTTCCTCATCATCCCGATCATGGTGGCCGCTTTGCTGGCCGGCCTCCTGAACCCGGTAGTGGGCTGGCTCAAACGCGACCGGGTGCCCGCAGGCCTGGCGGTGGCCATCACGGTGCTGGGCTTCCTCGGCCTGATTGGGGGATCACTGGCACTGGTGGGCAGGCAGCTCATCGCCGGTTTCGGGGAACTCTGGTCCGAGGCGCTGACCGGCATACGGCAGATACAGAACTGGCTGTCCGAAGGACCCCTCCACCTGACCGCCGACCAGATCGACCAGTACCTGCAGGAAGCAAGCACCGCACTGCAGGACAACAGCAGCAGCATCCTCAGCGGCGCCCTGTCCTTCGGCAGCACTGCAGGACATTTTGCTGCCGGGCTTATCCTTGCGCTCTTTATCCTCATCTTCTTCCTGCTGGAAGGAGCCAGGATCTGGGCGTTCCTGGTGCGGCTGCTCCCCAAAAAAGCCAGGGCGGCAACCTATGGGGCCGGGCGCAAGGGCTGGGCATCCATGGTGAACTATGCACGCATCCAGATGTTCGTTGCGTTTGTGGACGCGGTGGGCATCGGTGTGGGCGCGGCGATCATCGGCGTTCCGCTGGCGCTTCCGCTCAGCGTGCTCGTCTTTATCGGCTCATTCATCCCGATTGTTGGCGCCCTGGTGACCGGCGCCATCGCCGTCCTTCTGGCGCTGGTGGCCAATGGTCCCATCAACGCCCTGGTCATGCTTGGCATCGTCCTGCTTGTCCAGCAGTTGGAAAGCCACATCCTTCAGCCCCTCGTCATGGGCAAGGCGGTGGCACTGCACCCGGTGGCCGTAATCCTGTCCGTGGCGGCCGGATCCTACCTGGCAGGCATCCCTGGGGCGCTGTTCTCGGTGCCCATCCTCGCCGTCGCAAACTCAGCCATTCGCTATATTGCCGCCAGAACGTGGGAACATGAACAAGTGCCGGCAACGCTGCTGGCGGCCGGCGCCCCGGCGGACAACACCATCCAGGACGTTGACTCTCCGGTGGTGCTCCAGGGCGGCAGGGACGCCGCAACCGGCACTACAGCAGAACATCCTGATGCCCGCACCTCCGTGGAGCGGGGCCCCAGGGACAAACCCAGAGGAGAATAGTCCGTGAACATCCTTGAAACCCTTCCCGTCACCCTGGACGATGTCCTGGAGGCGCAGAAGCTGCTTGACGGGATTATTGAGCGCACTCCAGTGGAATCGTCAAGGGCCCTGGGAGCCATGGTGGGCGGGGCCGTTTACTTCAAGTGCGAAAACCTGCAGCGCGCCGGATCGTTCAAGGTCCGTGGCGCCTACGTCCGCATGGCCAGGCTGTCCCCGGAAGAGAAAAAGCGTGGGGTAGTGGCCGCTTCGGCCGGTAACCACGCCCAAGGTGTTGCCGTGGCCGCCAAGAGCCTGGGCATCAAGGCCCGCATCTACATGCCACTTGGAGTTGCCTTGCCGAAGCTTGCTGCCACCCGCAGCCACGGCGCCGAGGTTATCCTGCATGGGCACAATGTCGACGAAGCGCTCGCAGAAGCCCAGCGGTACAGCAACGAGACGGGCACCGTCTTCGTCCACCCCTTTGACAATGTGGATGTTGTTGCCGGCCAGGGCACCCTGGGCCTGGAAATCCTTGAGCAGATACCCAACGTTGACACCGTCCTGATGGGCGTGGGCGGCGGCGGGCTCCTGGCCGGTGTTGCCGTTGCCATCAAAGCCCGGGCAAAAGAACTGGGCCGGGAGATCCGCATTATCGGGGTGCAGGCAGAGAACGCCGCCGCCTACCCTCCGTCACTGGCGGCAGATGCGCTGGTACCGCTCAAGAAAGTGTCCACCATGGCGGACGGCATCGCCGTGGGACGTCCCGGCCAGCTGCCGTTCAGCATCATCCGTGAGCTGGTGGATGATGTGGTTACGGTCAGTGAAGACTCCCTGGCCCGGGCGCTGATCTTCCTGCTGGAACGCGCCAAGATGGTGGTGGAACCGGCCGGGGCCGTGGGTGTGGCAGCACTCATGGATGGCAAGATCGAAAATCCGGGAACCACTGCTGTGGTCCTCTCCGGCGGAAACATCGATCCGATGCTGATGCTCAAGGTCATCCAGCGCGGCCTTTCGGCGGCGGGACGCTACATGACTGTCCGCATGATGCTGGACGACCGGCCCGGTTCGCTGGCCACCATCGCCAGGATCATCGCGGAAAACGATGCCAACGTCACGGGCCTTGACCACACAAGGGTGGGCGGCTCCATCAGCATGGGGGACGTTTCCATCACGGTGAACCTGGAAACCAAGGGTCATCAGCACGGCGAGCAGGTACTCAGCGCGCTCCGTGCCGAAGGTTTCCAGCCAATCGTGGTGCACTAGGACGCCCCGTGGCAGGACTGATGGGAAACGGCAGCTTTGGGCAGCGGCGAACCGCGGCCGCCAGGGCAAAAGGCGGTCTCCTGGTATTGGTCACCTTTGTGGTTCTGCTGTTTGTCATTGAACTGTTCAACATGGTGATGCTGCGTTCGCTTAACACCACGTTCGGCCTCAGGCCCCGAAGCGCCGACGGTCTGCTGGACATCTTCACGTTTCCGCTCCTGCACGCAAACCTGAACCACCTCCTGTCCAACAGCCTTCCGTTGATCATCTTTGGCTTCCTGGTTTTCCTCTCGGGTCTCCGGGTGTTCCTGACGGCTCTGGCATTCAGCTGGTTGGGGTCCGGCCTTACTGTGTGGCTGATCGGCGACGGCGGCATCACAGTGGGATCCTCGGGCCTTGTTTTCGGGCTCTTCTCATTCCTCCTTGTTCGGGGGTTTTTCAACCGCAGCTGGCGCCAAATTCTCCTGGCGGTAGTCCTCTTTACGGGCTACGGGAGCATCCTGCTGGGTGTCCTGCCCCTTGCGGCGGGCTACGTCTCGTGGCAGGCCCATCTGGGCGGTGCGGCCGGGGGAGTGGTGGCTGCCCTGCTGCTGCGCCCGCGTGGCAGCAGGGCTCCACAGCGGGCCTCCCGGGAAGCCACTTAAACGCAGAGCGCCGGCCGTCCCCAGGGGGCGGCCGGCGCTCTTTGTGCGTTCGGGACTATGCTGCGTAGGGCTTGGCGGACAGGATCTCCACCTTGATGTCCT
The window above is part of the Pseudarthrobacter sp. NS4 genome. Proteins encoded here:
- the galK gene encoding galactokinase; its protein translation is MSTAPDPLAVSASAGAGDLAAARFTQEFGGVPAGVWQAPGRVNLIGEHTDYNEGFVLPFAIDRTARVAVGVRSDSTIRLLSTYGDQGVVTTSLESLEPGSAKGWTKYPLGVIWSLRQRGIDVPGIDLLLDSNVPLGAGLSSSHAIECAVITALNELTGAGLVAQEMVLATQQAENDFVGAPTGIMDQSASLRGSHGHAVFLDCRDQNARLVPFETEPAGLVLLVIDTKVSHSHADGGYASRRASCELGAEVLGAKALRDVQVGDLEEASGLLDEVTFRRVRHVVTENDRVLQTVELLGRQGPSAIGHLLDASHASMRDDFEISCPELDLAVDSSRASGAIGARMTGGGFGGAAIALTPADAERKVRDAVVRAFAQAGFTAPDIFTVSPAAGAMRIA
- the galT gene encoding galactose-1-phosphate uridylyltransferase, which produces MTGITSTRLSDGRELIYFDDAGTSTSRAAGFTTDNRGLPPRGEPGEVRFDALTDEWVAVAAHRQARTHLPPADQCPICPTTSSNPSEIPAADYDVVVFENRFPSLGPALGHVPDHASWGTTGPAYGRCEVVSFTPEHTGSFSALSEIRSRTVIEAWAQRTAALSSLPGIKQVFPFENRGADIGVTLHHPHGQIYAYPYVTPRAGVLGAAARRFYDAQDGRETLTGSLLRAEREDGSRMVMEGENFSAYVPFAARWPLEIHLVPHRHVPDLAALSGEEKDELAHVYLDLLKRLDVLYPTPTPYISAWHQAPLDAALRPAGYLHLQLTSPRRAADKLKYLAGSEAAMGAFINDTTPESVAERLRAVTVPPSATSRAVLAAATEGASA
- a CDS encoding aldose 1-epimerase family protein, with the translated sequence MTSAPDKDSLAGPGTQAYATGRQYELRRGDAVTVVTELAAGLRSFSRGGLLLTETYGDDQIPPGAAGITLAPWANRVEDGTWFLDGRKQQLDITEVARNNASHGLLRNTAYALVEESQHSVSLEATIFPQHGYPFLARHRVQYLLNGDLGLMVRQTLTNHDKASSPFVLGAHPYLRLGDTPIDELVLTVAADTRLLADERLIPRSAAPVEGDTDFRAGKHIADLSVDVALTDLVRNAGIARHTLAAADGQNVSLWQDESCGYVHVFVSTQYPGRSRAVAVEPMTGPANAFNSGDGLRWLAPGESFTIEWGIDYSPGAAG
- a CDS encoding AI-2E family transporter; the encoded protein is MTPTGDSVQPTSPAPPPQQPASAPPVRVRTDRELDEDIPYGVRIAASWAWRLGLILLVGGVLVWLLRGISFLIIPIMVAALLAGLLNPVVGWLKRDRVPAGLAVAITVLGFLGLIGGSLALVGRQLIAGFGELWSEALTGIRQIQNWLSEGPLHLTADQIDQYLQEASTALQDNSSSILSGALSFGSTAGHFAAGLILALFILIFFLLEGARIWAFLVRLLPKKARAATYGAGRKGWASMVNYARIQMFVAFVDAVGIGVGAAIIGVPLALPLSVLVFIGSFIPIVGALVTGAIAVLLALVANGPINALVMLGIVLLVQQLESHILQPLVMGKAVALHPVAVILSVAAGSYLAGIPGALFSVPILAVANSAIRYIAARTWEHEQVPATLLAAGAPADNTIQDVDSPVVLQGGRDAATGTTAEHPDARTSVERGPRDKPRGE
- the ilvA gene encoding threonine ammonia-lyase; this encodes MNILETLPVTLDDVLEAQKLLDGIIERTPVESSRALGAMVGGAVYFKCENLQRAGSFKVRGAYVRMARLSPEEKKRGVVAASAGNHAQGVAVAAKSLGIKARIYMPLGVALPKLAATRSHGAEVILHGHNVDEALAEAQRYSNETGTVFVHPFDNVDVVAGQGTLGLEILEQIPNVDTVLMGVGGGGLLAGVAVAIKARAKELGREIRIIGVQAENAAAYPPSLAADALVPLKKVSTMADGIAVGRPGQLPFSIIRELVDDVVTVSEDSLARALIFLLERAKMVVEPAGAVGVAALMDGKIENPGTTAVVLSGGNIDPMLMLKVIQRGLSAAGRYMTVRMMLDDRPGSLATIARIIAENDANVTGLDHTRVGGSISMGDVSITVNLETKGHQHGEQVLSALRAEGFQPIVVH
- a CDS encoding rhomboid family intramembrane serine protease, which encodes MAGLMGNGSFGQRRTAAARAKGGLLVLVTFVVLLFVIELFNMVMLRSLNTTFGLRPRSADGLLDIFTFPLLHANLNHLLSNSLPLIIFGFLVFLSGLRVFLTALAFSWLGSGLTVWLIGDGGITVGSSGLVFGLFSFLLVRGFFNRSWRQILLAVVLFTGYGSILLGVLPLAAGYVSWQAHLGGAAGGVVAALLLRPRGSRAPQRASREAT